The Nitrospira sp. genome window below encodes:
- the arfB gene encoding alternative ribosome rescue aminoacyl-tRNA hydrolase ArfB: protein MLHISSSIGIPDCEMEIHGIRSQGTGGQNVNKVSTAIHLQFDIHRSSLPQLYKDALLRLRDHRISADGVITIKAQQYRTQERNREDALNRLRTLIQRAAIPRKKRKATVPTRSSQERRIEGKKRQGRLKALRGTVER, encoded by the coding sequence ATGCTGCACATTTCATCGTCCATTGGCATTCCAGATTGCGAGATGGAGATACACGGCATTCGGTCGCAAGGTACAGGTGGGCAGAACGTCAACAAAGTCTCGACCGCCATCCATCTGCAATTCGATATCCATAGGTCATCTTTGCCGCAACTCTATAAAGATGCCCTGTTGAGGTTGCGGGATCACCGCATCTCAGCCGATGGAGTGATCACGATTAAGGCTCAGCAATACCGCACGCAGGAGCGCAACCGTGAGGATGCGCTGAACCGCTTACGGACACTCATACAACGTGCGGCGATTCCTCGCAAGAAGCGAAAAGCCACCGTACCGACCAGGAGTTCTCAGGAGCGACGGATTGAGGGCAAGAAGCGTCAGGGGCGCTTGAAGGCGCTTAGGGGAACAGTTGAGCGATGA
- a CDS encoding enoyl-ACP reductase produces MLLEGKKGLIIGVANKHSIAWAIAESTAGQGAHLIFNYQNERLKQNVEELAATLPGARAFPCDVTNDGEITSLMQQVQKEAGQIDFLVHSLAFAPREELSGQFVNTTRQGFATALDISAYSLVAVARAALPLMAAGGSILTLTYLGSERVVPHYNVMGVAKAALEATVRYLAYDLGPLNIRVNAISAGPIKTLAARGVSGITKMVDLHKEFAPLRRPTEQSEVGDTALFLVSSLGRGITGEVIYVDGGFNILGMMVSGGQGIS; encoded by the coding sequence ATGTTGCTCGAGGGGAAAAAAGGACTCATCATCGGCGTGGCGAATAAGCACAGCATCGCTTGGGCCATCGCGGAATCGACGGCCGGTCAGGGAGCTCATCTCATCTTCAATTATCAAAATGAACGACTGAAACAAAATGTGGAAGAGCTCGCCGCCACCTTGCCGGGCGCGAGAGCGTTCCCCTGCGATGTGACCAACGATGGAGAGATCACATCGCTCATGCAGCAGGTCCAGAAGGAAGCCGGACAAATCGACTTCCTTGTCCACTCCCTGGCCTTCGCCCCCCGGGAAGAGCTGAGCGGACAATTCGTGAATACCACTCGACAAGGGTTTGCAACGGCGCTCGACATCAGCGCCTATTCTCTCGTGGCTGTCGCAAGGGCCGCCTTGCCGTTGATGGCCGCCGGAGGCTCCATCCTCACCCTCACCTATCTCGGGAGCGAGCGCGTCGTACCCCATTACAATGTGATGGGGGTCGCGAAAGCTGCACTCGAAGCGACCGTTCGCTACTTGGCTTACGATCTCGGCCCCCTCAACATTCGCGTGAATGCGATCTCCGCTGGACCGATCAAGACGCTGGCCGCGCGCGGGGTTTCAGGCATCACCAAGATGGTGGACCTCCATAAGGAATTTGCGCCGCTCCGTCGCCCAACCGAGCAGAGCGAGGTCGGCGACACCGCATTGTTCTTGGTCAGTTCACTGGGGCGGGGCATTACCGGCGAAGTCATCTACGTAGATGGAGGATTCAATATCCTAGGCATGATGGTTTCCGGGGGACAGGGAATCTCCTGA
- a CDS encoding NUDIX hydrolase, producing MEHPMVRNIYSGKVITLNIDTVQLPNGVTVDLETIRHPGAAAVVPIKDDGTVVLIRQFRHAAGGFIYEIPAGKLAPGEDPLDCAARELEEEVGYRASSFELLSSIFTAPGFADEVIHVYKAIGLTKGRQNLDRDEVLEIIEMPLHQAIARIQDGTIRDGKTIVGLQAVFIRKSDCR from the coding sequence ATGGAACATCCAATGGTTCGCAACATCTATTCAGGGAAGGTGATCACTCTCAACATCGACACCGTCCAGTTACCGAATGGGGTGACGGTTGACCTCGAAACAATCCGTCATCCGGGGGCGGCAGCGGTGGTCCCTATCAAAGACGATGGTACGGTGGTCTTAATCAGGCAGTTCCGCCATGCTGCCGGCGGATTCATTTACGAAATTCCAGCGGGAAAGCTTGCTCCCGGAGAAGATCCCTTAGATTGCGCCGCACGAGAACTGGAAGAAGAAGTCGGCTATCGAGCATCCTCGTTTGAGTTACTCTCGAGTATCTTTACGGCTCCCGGCTTTGCCGACGAAGTGATTCATGTATACAAGGCCATCGGTCTCACGAAAGGGCGTCAGAACCTGGATCGAGATGAAGTGCTGGAGATCATCGAAATGCCGCTGCATCAGGCGATCGCACGAATTCAAGATGGTACAATCCGAGATGGGAAAACGATCGTCGGCCTTCAAGCGGTCTTTATCCGAAAGAGCGATTGCCGCTGA
- the gcvT gene encoding glycine cleavage system aminomethyltransferase GcvT has product MQHTPLIAQHRVAGAKLVDFTGWEMPIQYSGVVDEYHTVRSKAGLFDVSHMGRIVVTGSGAEAFLQRMTTNDLTALRPRQAQYSMICNEQGGIMDDVFVYRMANAGEFLLCVNASNRAKILSWLTEHSRGVPGCQVSDRSAEIAQIALQGPAARAIVASLGLSQLEQLKLRESAMVRVADVECLAARTGYTGEFGYEFYVYGQVSTLWDKLFATGKSYGLKPAGLGARDLLRLEMGYLLYGNDIDEHTTPIDAGAEWAVRFEKGEFVGQTALLIQRQAGPSRRFVGFELLEKGVPRHGFKILSASSPQSPIGEVTSGNLSPLLQKGIGLGYVSFEHAELGTDLFIDIRGKAVPAKVVRPPFYKRNSK; this is encoded by the coding sequence GTGCAGCACACGCCTCTCATCGCACAACATCGCGTCGCCGGGGCGAAACTCGTCGATTTCACGGGGTGGGAAATGCCCATCCAGTACAGCGGCGTTGTGGATGAGTATCATACCGTTCGAAGCAAGGCGGGTCTCTTCGATGTCAGCCATATGGGGCGGATTGTCGTCACCGGCTCCGGCGCGGAAGCCTTCCTTCAACGCATGACGACGAACGATCTCACAGCGCTGCGGCCCAGGCAGGCGCAGTACTCGATGATCTGTAACGAGCAGGGCGGCATCATGGACGATGTCTTCGTCTATCGGATGGCGAACGCCGGAGAATTTCTTTTATGCGTCAACGCGTCCAATCGAGCCAAGATCCTGTCCTGGCTCACGGAGCACAGTCGGGGAGTTCCTGGCTGTCAGGTCTCCGACCGTTCAGCAGAGATCGCGCAGATCGCCTTGCAGGGCCCGGCTGCGCGAGCGATCGTCGCATCGCTAGGATTGTCCCAGCTGGAACAGCTGAAGCTCAGAGAATCAGCGATGGTGCGTGTCGCAGATGTCGAATGCCTGGCGGCGAGAACGGGCTATACCGGAGAATTCGGCTACGAGTTCTATGTCTACGGACAAGTCTCGACCCTCTGGGATAAGCTGTTTGCTACAGGCAAATCCTACGGTTTGAAACCGGCGGGACTCGGGGCACGGGATCTCCTGCGTCTCGAGATGGGTTATCTGCTGTATGGCAACGATATCGATGAACACACGACGCCGATCGATGCTGGAGCGGAATGGGCCGTGCGTTTCGAGAAGGGGGAATTTGTCGGCCAGACTGCCTTGTTGATTCAACGACAAGCGGGCCCGTCCCGCCGATTCGTCGGCTTTGAGTTGTTGGAGAAAGGCGTTCCTCGCCATGGCTTCAAGATTCTCTCTGCATCGTCACCCCAGTCTCCCATCGGAGAAGTCACCAGCGGCAATCTTTCCCCTCTTCTGCAGAAGGGGATCGGCTTAGGGTATGTATCATTCGAGCATGCCGAACTCGGGACGGATCTCTTCATCGACATTCGAGGGAAGGCGGTTCCGGCAAAGGTCGTCAGGCCGCCGTTCTACAAGCGAAACTCCAAATAG
- a CDS encoding FKBP-type peptidyl-prolyl cis-trans isomerase produces MASSEQPSNAQEITTSSGLKYVDQVVGTGEVAVAGKTANVHYTGWLENGKKFDSSVDRGQPFSFPLGAGRVIKGWDEGVQGMKVGGKRKLTIPSDLGYGPRGAGGVIPPNATLIFDVELLGIR; encoded by the coding sequence ATGGCATCAAGCGAACAACCGTCAAACGCGCAGGAAATCACCACATCGTCCGGGCTCAAATACGTGGATCAGGTGGTCGGCACCGGAGAGGTGGCGGTTGCCGGGAAAACGGCGAACGTCCACTATACCGGTTGGCTGGAGAACGGTAAAAAGTTCGATAGCTCCGTCGATCGTGGACAGCCCTTCTCGTTTCCTCTCGGAGCCGGGCGAGTTATTAAAGGCTGGGACGAAGGGGTGCAGGGAATGAAGGTGGGAGGCAAGCGAAAACTCACCATCCCATCCGATTTGGGATACGGACCGCGGGGCGCGGGTGGCGTAATCCCACCGAACGCCACGCTGATCTTCGACGTTGAGCTGCTCGGGATACGGTAG
- a CDS encoding FIST N-terminal domain-containing protein, whose amino-acid sequence MQFAVALSKTEETESAARAVVQDIRTQLNDAPIDLACVFFSAHHVAEADLLVHVLRETLRPSLLIGCSGEGVIAGAEELETVPAITVWAAVLPHVNLHPLRSSFSSAHDQFHLSGWPEPGVPEASFLLLADPFTVPVQDILGLMEERYPGTKAVGGLAGGGQEAGMNRLVLNDQVLDGGLVGVRLTGAVDIRPIISQGCRLIGDRFVVTKAERNFIHELGGVPALERLQAIFESLTHEDRQRAHRALHLGIVIDEHRNRFERGDFLIRNLLGADRTTGAIAIGDVVQEGQTVQFHLRDAESAAEDLNLLLATDRARHRHPPLGGLLFSCCGRGRGLFGRPNHDAATTTERLGPIPIAGFFAQGEIGPIGNRNFLHGYTASLALFAERNS is encoded by the coding sequence GTGCAATTTGCCGTGGCCCTCTCAAAAACAGAAGAGACGGAATCCGCGGCGCGGGCCGTGGTCCAGGACATTCGGACGCAGTTGAATGACGCCCCCATCGACCTTGCTTGCGTTTTCTTTTCAGCGCATCACGTCGCCGAGGCCGACCTCTTGGTCCATGTGCTGAGGGAGACCCTTCGTCCAAGCCTCCTGATCGGCTGCAGTGGAGAGGGCGTGATCGCCGGAGCAGAGGAATTGGAAACCGTCCCGGCGATCACCGTCTGGGCCGCCGTCCTTCCCCACGTCAACCTTCACCCGCTGCGATCATCGTTTTCATCGGCGCACGATCAATTTCACCTCTCGGGATGGCCAGAGCCGGGCGTTCCAGAGGCGTCGTTCCTCTTACTCGCCGATCCATTCACCGTGCCGGTTCAGGATATCCTTGGGCTTATGGAGGAGCGCTATCCTGGAACGAAGGCGGTCGGAGGATTGGCCGGAGGTGGACAAGAGGCCGGCATGAATCGATTGGTCCTCAACGATCAAGTCCTCGATGGCGGGTTAGTGGGTGTCCGTCTCACGGGGGCCGTGGATATTCGGCCGATCATCTCCCAGGGCTGTCGCCTGATCGGTGACCGGTTCGTCGTGACGAAGGCCGAACGCAATTTCATTCACGAACTTGGGGGCGTGCCGGCTTTGGAGCGATTGCAGGCAATCTTCGAATCGCTGACGCACGAAGACCGGCAGCGCGCTCATCGGGCGCTACATCTCGGTATCGTGATCGACGAACATCGGAATCGCTTCGAGCGGGGAGACTTTCTCATTCGGAATCTCCTCGGAGCCGACCGTACCACTGGTGCTATCGCCATCGGCGATGTGGTGCAAGAAGGCCAGACCGTGCAGTTCCATCTGCGCGATGCTGAATCAGCAGCGGAAGATTTGAACCTTCTGTTGGCGACCGACCGAGCCCGCCATCGGCATCCTCCGCTCGGCGGGCTCCTCTTCAGCTGTTGCGGCCGTGGTCGAGGGCTCTTTGGGCGGCCGAACCACGATGCGGCCACGACTACGGAACGTCTGGGACCGATTCCCATCGCGGGTTTCTTTGCGCAAGGGGAGATAGGGCCCATTGGAAACCGCAATTTCTTGCATGGGTACACGGCTAGTCTGGCGCTCTTTGCCGAACGGAATTCCTAG